The genomic DNA GCCACGGGCATGACCGCTCTGCTATGGGCGTTGGGCCTCGTGTCGCTCGCGCTAATAATCACCGGCGGGATTGTCGGGCTGCTCTCAGGTGCTCCCCCCTTCAAACGAGCCCTACGCCAACTCTGCATCGGCCTGGGAGCTGCGGGGGTAACCTACGTGGTGGGCTTGTTCTTCAACGTCTGATCCCACCCACTGACACGTTTGCTCATCACCGCATTTACATCACGGTGGGCCCCTCACGGTGTGAGTGGAGTTTCTCCGCATAATCTTGGAGCGCCTGATACACCGTAGCCACGGCGGGGTTGCGTTGAGACTCTTGGCGCACCACGGCCCAAAAGGTGGCGGCATAGGAAAATTCAGTCTCCAGCACCGAGACCAGGCCGGGATGCGGCTCGGCCATGAAATCGGGTAATAACCCGATACCGGCGCCTTCCAGGGTGGCGGTCAGATGGGCATAAACATTTGTTGAGGAGATCCCGGTGCGCATGTGGGGCAGCTTCGCTAATGCGGCATCAAGATCCTGAACCAACAGGATCGCTTCCACGTAGTAGTTCAGCCGGTGGTCTTTCAGGTCTGCCAACCTGGCAGGCGTACGGTGGTGCTTCAAATACTCCGGTGTGGCATAGAGCTTGAGGTGATATTGCAACAAGGGGTGTTCCCACGAGCGTGGTACCTGAGGTTTTCCGACGACGATTTCTAAGTCGAGACCCGAGCGGTTCCGTCGGGCACGCTGGGTCGAAGTGAACAACTCAAGATCCAGACCCGGATGATGGTCTTGCATGTGTGCCAGCGCAGGGACCGCGATGTGGCCGGTGAAAGCTTCTGGCGCGCCAATCCGGACGGTACCGGTCACGGCCGCGTCGGTTTGTTCCGATACGAGTTTGGCCAAGGAGTGTTCGATCTCTTCGGCGATCTCGAAGACCTGACGGCCTTCGGTCGTGATCTCCCAGCCAGCTGGAGAACGAAGCAGCAGTCGTTGGCCGGTGATTTTTTCTAATGCATTAATTCGGCGGGAGACGGTGGCGTGGTTGATGCCCAGGGAATCTGCAGCGGCGGTGAACCGTCCCAGTCTCGCTACCGTCAGAAATGTCATCAACGACGGTAGATTACTGTGCAGTTCTTCCCAATCCATGCTTGTCAGTGTACTGGACCCCCAGCACACCTGCGGGGTCGCAGAACAGAAGTTGCGTTAACCACCACCGGAGTCCAAGCGCTCAGGCTTAGACTCCGGTAAGGGTGTTTTGGCGATCAGGGAAGCTTAGAGGTTTTCCATGATCTTGCGCATCTTGTCAGCGGCTTCGGTTGGGGTCTGACCAACCTGAACGCCTGCTGCTTCGAGGGCTTCTTTCTTGGCGGCTGCGGTACCGGAAGAACCGGACACGATCGCACCGGCGTGACCCATGGTCTTGCCTTCTGGTGCGGTGAAACCAGCGATGTAGCCGACAACTGGTTTGGTGACGTGGTCCTTAATGTACTCGGCGGCCTTTTCTTCGGCGTCGCCACCGATTTCACCGATCATGATGATGGCTTTGGTTTCATCATCTTTCTCGAAGGCTTCCAGCGCGTCGATGTGGGTGGTGCCGATGATGGGGTCGCCACCGATCCCGATCGCAGTCGAGATACCGATACCGGACAGCTCGTGCATCATCTGATAAGTCAGGGTTCCCGACTTCGAAACCAGACCGATGGGTCCGGTGCCGGTGATGTTGGCTGGGGTAATACCGGCCAGCGCAACACCCGGGGTGATGATACCGGGGCAGTTTGGCCCGATGATGCGTGTCTTTGGTTTCCCATTGGCATCGACGTTGGCCTGGGAGGCTGCGAAGAATTCGGCGGTGTCCTGAACAGGGATACCTTCGGTGATGACAACCAGCAGTTCGATTTCGGCTTCGATGGCTTCCATCGCAGCGTCTTTCGCGAACTTCGGTGGCACAAACATCACCGAGACGTTCGCGCCGGTTTCTTTCATCGCTTCTTCAACGGTGCCATACACGTTCAGTGAGACGTCGTTGCCGTCGGCGTCGACGTGCTCAACGGTTTCGCCTGCACGACGAGCGTTGACACCACCGACGATGTTGCTACCGGCTTTGAGCATCAGTGCGGTGTGCTTGGTACCTTCGCCACCGGTAATACCCTGGACGATGATCTTGGAGTCTTTATTGAGGAAAATCGACATTTTCTGTGTATCCCGTCCTTATTTATTCGCCAGCTCGGCAGCTTTGTCAGCGCCTTCGTCCATGGTGGCCGCGATAGTGACCAGCGGATGGTTGGCTTCGGCCAGAATGGCGCGACCTTCTTCAACTTTGTTTCCGTCGAGACGCACAACGAGTGGTTTCGTTGCGGAGTCCCCAAGGATGTCCAGGGCTTGGACAATACCGTTGGCGACCTGGTCGCACGCGGTGATGCCGCCGAAGACGTTGACGAAGACGGAGTTGACGTCTGGGTCGCCCAGGATGACATCCAGACCATCGGCCATGATTTGGGCGTCTGCGCCACCACCGATGTCTAGGAAGTTGGCTGGCTTGACGTTGCCATGGTTTTCACCAGCGTATGCAACGACGTCCAGGGTGGACATAACAAGGCCTGCACCGTTACCGATAACACCGACGTTGCCTTCGAGCTTGACGTAGTTCAAGCCTTTGGCTTCCGCTTTGGCTTCCAGTGGGTTCTCGGTGCGCTCATCGACGAGCTTGGCGTGCTCTGGCTGACGGAAGTCAGCGTTGTCATCCACGGTGACTTTGCCGTCGAGGGCAATGAGTTTGCCTTCACCGGTCAGGACCAGTGGGTTGACTTCAACCAGCGTGGCATCTTCTTCTTTGAAGACTTCGCCGAGTTTTACCAAAACTTCGGCGATGTCGCTTTGCATATCTGAAGCGAATTTCGCTTCGGCAGCAATCTTTTCTGCAACCTCGCGGTTCAAACCGGTGGTTGGTGAGACCTC from Enteractinococcus fodinae includes the following:
- a CDS encoding LysR family transcriptional regulator, yielding MDWEELHSNLPSLMTFLTVARLGRFTAAADSLGINHATVSRRINALEKITGQRLLLRSPAGWEITTEGRQVFEIAEEIEHSLAKLVSEQTDAAVTGTVRIGAPEAFTGHIAVPALAHMQDHHPGLDLELFTSTQRARRNRSGLDLEIVVGKPQVPRSWEHPLLQYHLKLYATPEYLKHHRTPARLADLKDHRLNYYVEAILLVQDLDAALAKLPHMRTGISSTNVYAHLTATLEGAGIGLLPDFMAEPHPGLVSVLETEFSYAATFWAVVRQESQRNPAVATVYQALQDYAEKLHSHREGPTVM
- the sucD gene encoding succinate--CoA ligase subunit alpha; this encodes MSIFLNKDSKIIVQGITGGEGTKHTALMLKAGSNIVGGVNARRAGETVEHVDADGNDVSLNVYGTVEEAMKETGANVSVMFVPPKFAKDAAMEAIEAEIELLVVITEGIPVQDTAEFFAASQANVDANGKPKTRIIGPNCPGIITPGVALAGITPANITGTGPIGLVSKSGTLTYQMMHELSGIGISTAIGIGGDPIIGTTHIDALEAFEKDDETKAIIMIGEIGGDAEEKAAEYIKDHVTKPVVGYIAGFTAPEGKTMGHAGAIVSGSSGTAAAKKEALEAAGVQVGQTPTEAADKMRKIMENL
- the sucC gene encoding ADP-forming succinate--CoA ligase subunit beta, which gives rise to MDLYEYQARDLFEAHGVPVLAGIVAETPEEAKAAAEKLGGVTVVKAQVKVGGRGKAGGVKVAKTADEAYEYAKEILGMDIKGHTVHQVMIAEGADIKEEYYFSILLDRANRTYLAMASVEGGMDIEQLAEERPEDLARVEVSPTTGLNREVAEKIAAEAKFASDMQSDIAEVLVKLGEVFKEEDATLVEVNPLVLTGEGKLIALDGKVTVDDNADFRQPEHAKLVDERTENPLEAKAEAKGLNYVKLEGNVGVIGNGAGLVMSTLDVVAYAGENHGNVKPANFLDIGGGADAQIMADGLDVILGDPDVNSVFVNVFGGITACDQVANGIVQALDILGDSATKPLVVRLDGNKVEEGRAILAEANHPLVTIAATMDEGADKAAELANK